Proteins from a genomic interval of Rhodococcus rhodochrous:
- a CDS encoding L,D-transpeptidase, translated as MAESSAGNPRGRRVRGILGVVVVGVVAFVTGCAGGSGTGAEEVPIDSNPVAALIKPTVSSSVADGSVGFSPIDPVTVSVVNGKLDSVTLLNPAGEPVQGELAADGLTWVNTEPLGYNRSYTLETVAYGLGGATTSTASFTTSSPANLTQPYVLPGEGSIVGIGQPIAVQFDENIPDRLAAEAAITVTTNPPVEGAFYWVNNREVRWRPENYWVPGTAITVDVNVYGKDLGDGLFGQSDVHSSFTIGDAVVITADDATKQVTVTRNGVDVITMPTSFGKDSTPTPNGVYIIGDRFESMIMDSSTYGVPSDSAQGYRTPVEWATRMSYSGIFFHSAPWSLGDQGVRNVSHGCLNLSPANAKWIFDNTKRGDIVVVRNTVGGTLPGTDGLGDWNIPWSTWKAGNAAA; from the coding sequence GTGGCGGAATCGAGTGCGGGGAACCCCCGGGGTCGTCGGGTACGGGGAATCCTCGGAGTGGTCGTCGTCGGCGTTGTTGCGTTCGTCACGGGATGCGCCGGCGGTTCGGGAACGGGCGCCGAGGAGGTGCCCATCGATTCCAATCCCGTGGCCGCGCTGATCAAGCCGACGGTGTCGTCGAGTGTCGCCGACGGCTCGGTCGGCTTCTCGCCGATCGATCCGGTGACGGTCTCGGTGGTCAACGGCAAGCTCGACTCGGTGACCCTGCTCAATCCCGCAGGCGAGCCGGTGCAGGGCGAACTCGCCGCGGACGGACTCACCTGGGTGAACACCGAACCGCTCGGCTACAACCGCTCCTACACGCTCGAGACCGTCGCGTACGGGCTCGGTGGCGCGACCACCTCGACGGCGTCGTTCACCACGTCGTCCCCGGCCAACCTCACCCAGCCCTACGTGCTGCCCGGTGAGGGTTCGATCGTGGGCATCGGTCAGCCGATCGCCGTGCAGTTCGACGAGAACATCCCGGATCGGCTCGCGGCCGAGGCGGCCATCACCGTCACCACGAACCCGCCCGTCGAAGGCGCCTTCTACTGGGTCAACAACCGCGAGGTGCGGTGGCGCCCGGAGAACTACTGGGTGCCCGGCACCGCCATCACCGTCGACGTGAACGTCTACGGCAAGGATCTCGGCGACGGCCTCTTCGGTCAGTCCGACGTCCACTCGTCCTTCACCATCGGCGACGCGGTGGTCATCACAGCGGACGATGCGACCAAGCAGGTCACCGTCACCCGCAACGGCGTCGACGTCATCACGATGCCGACCTCCTTCGGCAAGGACTCCACGCCCACGCCCAACGGCGTCTACATCATCGGCGACCGGTTCGAGTCCATGATCATGGACTCGTCCACCTACGGCGTGCCTTCCGACTCGGCGCAGGGTTACCGCACGCCGGTCGAGTGGGCGACGCGGATGTCCTACAGCGGCATCTTCTTCCACTCCGCGCCGTGGTCGCTCGGCGACCAGGGTGTGCGCAACGTCAGCCACGGCTGCCTGAACCTCAGCCCCGCCAACGCCAAGTGGATCTTCGACAACACCAAGCGCGGCGACATCGTCGTGGTACGCAACACCGTGGGCGGTACTCTCCCCGGAACGGACGGACTCGGTGACTGGAACATCCCGTGGTCGACGTGGAAGGCCGGCAACGCTGCGGCGTGA
- a CDS encoding lipase family protein, translating to MTVRGRWLRAACCGAVLLAALTPTGAAASPVASSTAPAPGSVVSQQPLPDELSVPGAATATKLEYSTEWRSGEPTVATGALFLPEGDAPEGGWPVIAWAHGTTGVGDDCALTTRTPRSDLERTYLQHWLDSGYAVVSADFPGLGSEGLHRYLDGPSAANSIVDIVRAARDGGAPLSESWIVMGQSQGGHAALHTAAIATSRAPELDFRGTVATGAPANLERAFTIGVPGFPDPGLWGLVSFSGYIFAGLRDAYPEADVEGYLTSIGREVVDRAEELCYDDLEESVRDIPVGELLVRPLAEGPMPALLADYLAAPADGYDRPVFLAHGIHDVMVPLPLSAALAAEMKAAGADVDYRVYMAGHYTTVERSRADVDAFVTRSFE from the coding sequence ATGACCGTTCGGGGGAGATGGTTGCGCGCTGCCTGCTGCGGTGCCGTACTGCTCGCAGCCCTGACACCGACGGGGGCCGCGGCCTCGCCGGTCGCGTCGTCGACCGCACCCGCACCGGGTTCGGTGGTCTCGCAACAGCCGCTGCCCGACGAACTGTCGGTGCCCGGTGCCGCGACGGCCACCAAGCTCGAATACTCCACCGAGTGGCGGTCGGGTGAGCCGACCGTCGCCACGGGCGCGTTGTTCCTGCCCGAGGGCGACGCCCCCGAGGGTGGCTGGCCCGTCATCGCATGGGCACACGGCACGACCGGCGTGGGCGACGACTGCGCACTCACGACCCGCACGCCGCGTTCCGATCTCGAGCGGACCTATCTGCAGCACTGGCTCGATTCCGGGTACGCGGTGGTCTCCGCCGACTTCCCGGGTCTGGGCTCCGAGGGGCTCCACCGCTATCTCGACGGCCCCAGCGCCGCGAACAGCATCGTCGACATCGTCCGGGCCGCCCGCGACGGCGGGGCGCCGCTGTCGGAGAGCTGGATCGTGATGGGGCAGTCGCAGGGAGGGCACGCGGCGCTGCACACCGCCGCGATCGCGACCTCCCGCGCTCCCGAACTCGACTTCCGCGGAACGGTCGCCACGGGCGCCCCGGCGAACCTCGAGCGGGCCTTCACGATCGGTGTCCCGGGCTTCCCCGATCCGGGCCTGTGGGGCCTGGTCAGCTTCAGCGGGTACATCTTCGCCGGGCTGCGCGACGCCTACCCCGAGGCCGACGTCGAGGGCTACCTGACCTCGATCGGCCGTGAGGTCGTCGATCGGGCCGAAGAGCTCTGCTACGACGATCTCGAGGAATCGGTGCGCGACATCCCGGTCGGGGAGCTGCTCGTGCGCCCGCTGGCCGAGGGCCCGATGCCGGCGCTGCTGGCCGACTATCTCGCCGCGCCGGCGGACGGCTACGACCGGCCGGTCTTCCTCGCGCACGGCATCCACGACGTGATGGTCCCGTTGCCGCTGTCCGCGGCGCTCGCCGCCGAGATGAAGGCCGCAGGGGCGGACGTCGACTACCGCGTCTACATGGCCGGGCACTACACGACGGTGGAGCGCTCCCGGGCCGACGTCGACGCCTTCGTGACGCGCTCGTTCGAATAG
- the orn gene encoding oligoribonuclease encodes MQDKLVWIDCEMTGLRLGSDKLIEIAALVTDSDLNVLGEGVDIVIHADDDALADMPEVVQQMHERSGLTEEVRRSTVSLAEAEKQVLAYIREHVTEAGTAPLAGNSIATDRAFITRDMPELDNYLHYRMVDVSSIKELCRRWYPRIYFGQPEKGLSHRALADIKESIRELRYYRRTAFVAPPGPTPADLAAVVKDLGPA; translated from the coding sequence GTGCAGGACAAACTCGTATGGATCGACTGTGAGATGACGGGGCTGCGTCTCGGCAGCGACAAACTGATCGAGATCGCGGCTCTGGTCACCGACAGTGATCTCAACGTGCTCGGCGAGGGCGTGGACATCGTGATCCACGCCGATGACGACGCCCTCGCCGACATGCCGGAGGTCGTGCAGCAGATGCACGAGCGGTCCGGCCTCACCGAAGAGGTGCGCCGCTCGACGGTGAGCCTCGCCGAAGCAGAGAAACAGGTCCTCGCGTACATCCGCGAGCACGTCACCGAGGCGGGCACGGCGCCGCTGGCCGGCAACTCCATCGCGACCGACCGCGCGTTCATCACCCGCGACATGCCCGAGCTCGACAACTACCTGCACTACCGCATGGTGGACGTCAGCTCGATCAAGGAGCTGTGCCGGCGCTGGTATCCGCGCATCTACTTCGGTCAGCCGGAGAAGGGGCTGTCGCACCGGGCGCTCGCGGACATCAAGGAGTCGATCCGCGAACTGCGCTACTACCGGCGCACGGCCTTCGTGGCGCCTCCCGGCCCCACTCCCGCCGATCTCGCGGCCGTCGTGAAGGACCTGGGACCGGCCTGA
- a CDS encoding flavin-containing monooxygenase — protein MTPKIAILGAGPSGLAQLRAFEAARKAGLEQIPDIVCYEKQPDWGGMWNYTWRTGLDENGEPVHGSMYRYLWSNGPKECLEFADYSFEEHFGRPIPSYPPRAVLLDYIMGRVEKSDVRKYIRFNTAVRWVEWSDETQKFTVTVMNHDRGALESDEFDYVVVATGHFSTPHVPHFDGLDRFPGRVLHAHDFRDAREFAGKRLLLVGSSYSAEDIGTQCIKYGAEQVTFSYRSAPMGHDWPEQFSEVPLLTHVDGKVAHFRDGSTREVDAIVLCTGYKHHYPFLPDELALRTGNRLYPRDIYKGIFFQRNPKLMYLGAQDQYFTFNMFDAQAWYARDFMLGRVALPDFDAREQDIDQWRAREEKLSSPVEDIDFQAAYIRDLVDRTDYPEFHVERQGEVFKQWKQDKKRDIMGYRNNSYASTLTGTVAPPLPAPWMEIVDDSPESFLSHDFTAPEVTAEGRFTVPDVTPEGRTLERQYTPAARRPARPAAPRTVAVKA, from the coding sequence TTGACGCCCAAGATCGCCATTCTCGGAGCAGGTCCCAGTGGACTCGCGCAGCTGCGCGCTTTCGAAGCAGCCCGAAAGGCCGGTCTGGAGCAGATCCCCGACATCGTCTGCTACGAGAAGCAGCCCGACTGGGGAGGAATGTGGAACTACACCTGGCGTACGGGACTCGACGAGAACGGTGAGCCCGTCCACGGGAGCATGTACCGCTACCTGTGGTCCAACGGCCCGAAGGAATGCCTCGAATTCGCCGACTACTCCTTCGAGGAGCATTTCGGACGTCCCATCCCGTCGTACCCGCCGCGGGCCGTCCTGCTCGACTACATCATGGGTCGCGTCGAGAAGAGCGACGTGCGCAAGTACATCCGGTTCAACACCGCTGTGCGGTGGGTCGAGTGGTCCGACGAGACACAGAAGTTCACCGTGACGGTGATGAACCACGACCGGGGCGCGCTGGAATCCGACGAGTTCGACTACGTCGTCGTCGCCACCGGACACTTCTCCACCCCGCACGTTCCCCACTTCGACGGCCTCGACCGGTTCCCGGGACGCGTGCTGCACGCCCACGACTTCCGCGACGCCCGCGAGTTCGCCGGCAAGCGACTGCTGCTCGTCGGCAGCAGCTACTCGGCCGAGGACATCGGAACGCAGTGCATCAAGTACGGCGCCGAACAGGTCACCTTCAGCTACCGCAGCGCACCGATGGGTCACGACTGGCCCGAGCAGTTCTCCGAGGTGCCGTTGCTCACCCACGTCGACGGCAAGGTCGCCCACTTCCGTGACGGCAGCACCCGCGAGGTCGACGCCATCGTGCTGTGCACGGGGTACAAGCACCACTACCCGTTCCTGCCCGACGAACTCGCACTGCGCACCGGCAACCGGCTCTACCCGCGCGACATCTACAAGGGCATCTTCTTCCAGCGCAACCCGAAGCTGATGTACCTCGGCGCGCAGGACCAGTACTTCACGTTCAACATGTTCGACGCGCAGGCCTGGTACGCACGCGACTTCATGCTCGGCCGCGTCGCCCTGCCCGACTTCGACGCCCGCGAGCAGGACATCGATCAGTGGCGGGCTCGCGAGGAGAAGCTGTCGTCGCCGGTGGAGGACATCGACTTCCAGGCCGCCTACATTCGCGATCTCGTCGACCGCACCGACTACCCCGAGTTCCACGTCGAACGCCAGGGCGAGGTGTTCAAGCAGTGGAAGCAGGACAAGAAGCGCGACATCATGGGCTACCGCAACAACAGCTATGCCTCGACGCTGACCGGCACCGTCGCTCCGCCGTTGCCGGCACCGTGGATGGAGATCGTCGACGACTCCCCCGAGTCCTTCCTGAGCCACGACTTCACCGCCCCGGAAGTGACCGCCGAGGGGCGGTTCACCGTCCCGGACGTGACCCCGGAGGGCCGAACCCTCGAGCGGCAGTACACTCCGGCGGCACGTCGTCCCGCCCGCCCGGCCGCGCCGCGCACCGTCGCCGTGAAGGCGTGA